The following coding sequences are from one Penaeus monodon isolate SGIC_2016 chromosome 21, NSTDA_Pmon_1, whole genome shotgun sequence window:
- the LOC119586590 gene encoding tRNA-dihydrouridine(20a/20b) synthase [NAD(P)+]-like, with protein sequence METETKNSIEKNKGIVPFLKPLDLFRNKQLVTVCAPMVRYSKLAFRSLVRKYGCDLCFTPMIITDSFLQSVRARHSDFTTSTDDRPLIVQFAARSGEDWAKASSMISPYCDGVDLNCGCPQRWAMAEGYGACLIHKPELVADMIRQTRSTVIDADFTVSIKIRIHKDYKHTVDFARQMEAAGASFITVHGRTQDQRSDPVCLDAIADIKNAVKIPVIANGDVRSLDDADRIQKVTGVNGVMAARGILENPAMYAGYESTPLECVKDFVNIAVSTGTPFSCFHHHLIYMLEKSLSRSERRYFNVLGSTSGVISYLNEKYMIEFYSEFYSEPLLLCIVSSYFHVIATLPQYTH encoded by the exons ATGGAAACGGAGACGAAAAATAGTATAGAGAAGAACAAGGGAAttgttccctttttaaaacctctgGATCTCTTCAGAAATAAGCAATTGGTCACAGTTTGTGCACCAATGGTTAGATATTCGAA GCTGGCATTTCGTTCCCTCGTGAGGAAGTACGGATGTGACCTCTGTTTCACACCTATGATCATTACTGACAGCTTCTTACAGTCAGTTCGGGCAAGACATAGTGACTTCACCACATCGA CAGATGATCGTCCCCTTATTGTCCAGTTTGCTGCCAGGAGTGGTGAAGACTGGGCTAAGGCTTCAAGTATGATTTCACCGTA TTGTGATGGTGTAGACTTGAATTGTGGTTGTCCACAGCGATGGGCTATGGCTGAGGGTTATGGTGCTTGCCTCATACACAAACCAGAACTCGTAGCTGACATGATTCGACAAACCCGTAGTACAGTAATAGATGCTGACTTTACTGTTTCTATTAAGATTCGAATACATAAAGATTATAA ACATACAGTGGATTTTGCACGACAAATGGAGGCAGCAGGTGCAAGCTTTATCACCGTACATGGACGTACCCAGGATCAGCGAAGTGACCCAGTATGCTTAGATGCTATAGCCGATATAAAGAATGCTGTAAAAATTCCTGTCATTGCAAATGGGGATGTTCGGTCTTTGGATGATGCTGACAGGATACAGAAAGTTACAGGAGTTAATG GTGTGATGGCTGCCAGAGGTATACTTGAGAATCCTGCCATGTATGCAGGGTATGAGAGCACACCTTTAGAATGTGTTAAGGACTTTGTTAACATTGCTGTTTCAACTGGGACCCCTTTCAGCTGCTTTCACCATCACCTAATCTATATGCTGGAAAAGTCTCTTTCACGGTCTGAAAGAAGATATTTCAATGTATTAGGCAGCACAAGTGGTGTGATTAGCTACTTAAATGAGAAATATATGATTGAATTTTATAGTGAATTTTATTCTGAACCCTTACTACTATGCATTGTTTCTTCTTACTTCCATGTGATTGCTACTTTACCCCAATATAcccattaa